From the genome of Staphylococcus haemolyticus, one region includes:
- the cysE gene encoding serine O-acetyltransferase, translating to MRDDVKMVFEQDPAARTTFEVITTYAGLHAVWSHLIAHKLYNKKRYVLARIISQVSRFFTGIEIHPGAKIGKRLFIDHGMGVVIGETCTIGDNVTIYQGVTLGGTGKEKGKRHPDIGDNVLIAAGSKVLGNIQIDSNVNIGANSVVLQSVPSYTTVVGIPGHIVKQEGKRIGKTFDHRNLPDPLYEQIKQLEKQLEKAKNGEIKDDYII from the coding sequence ATGAGAGACGATGTGAAAATGGTATTTGAACAAGACCCAGCAGCTCGTACAACATTTGAGGTTATTACAACATATGCTGGATTACATGCAGTTTGGAGTCACCTTATTGCACATAAATTATATAATAAGAAACGCTATGTATTGGCGAGAATTATATCTCAAGTATCACGTTTCTTTACAGGTATTGAAATACATCCGGGCGCGAAAATTGGCAAGCGCTTATTTATAGACCATGGTATGGGTGTAGTAATTGGTGAGACTTGTACAATTGGTGATAATGTGACTATTTATCAAGGTGTAACACTGGGTGGTACGGGCAAAGAAAAAGGAAAACGTCACCCTGATATTGGCGATAATGTATTAATCGCAGCTGGGTCAAAAGTGTTAGGTAATATTCAAATTGATTCGAATGTGAATATTGGTGCGAATTCAGTGGTATTACAATCAGTTCCAAGTTACACGACTGTAGTCGGTATTCCGGGGCATATTGTTAAACAAGAGGGTAAACGTATCGGTAAAACATTTGATCACCGTAATTTACCTGACCCTTTATATGAACAAATTAAGCAACTAGAAAAACAACTTGAAAAAGCGAAGAACGGAGAGATTAAAGATGATTACATTATATAA
- the gltX gene encoding glutamate--tRNA ligase, with translation MSERIRVRYAPSPTGYLHIGNARTALFNYLFAKHYDGDFVVRIEDTDSKRNLEDGESSQFDNLKWLGLDWDESIDKDKGYGPYRQSERGDIYNPLIQQLLDEDKAYKCYMTEEELEKEREDQIARGEMPRYGGQHAHLTEEERQQFEAEGRRPSIRFRVPQDQTYTFNDMVKGEISFDSNNIGDWVIVKKDGIPTYNFAVAIDDHYMEISDVIRGDDHVSNTPKQLMIYEAFGWEAPRFGHMSLIVNEERKKLSKRDGQILQFIEQYRDLGYLPEALFNFITLLGWSPEGEEEIFSKEEFIKIFDEKRLSKSPAMFDRQKLAWVNNQYMKTKDTDTVFELALPHLIKANLIPESPSEDDKEWGRKLVALYQKEMSYAGEIIPLSEMFFHEMPELGEEEQEVINGEQVPELMTHLYGKLEALEPFEAADIKKTIKEVQKETGIKGKQLFMPIRVAVTGQMHGPELPNTIEVLGKDKVLSRLKKFV, from the coding sequence ATGAGTGAACGTATTAGAGTGAGATATGCGCCAAGTCCAACTGGATATTTACACATTGGTAATGCAAGAACTGCATTATTTAATTATTTATTTGCTAAGCATTATGATGGTGATTTCGTAGTGCGTATTGAAGATACGGATAGTAAACGTAACCTTGAAGATGGTGAGTCATCTCAATTTGATAACTTAAAATGGTTAGGATTAGATTGGGACGAATCAATCGATAAAGACAAAGGTTATGGACCTTATCGTCAATCAGAACGTGGTGATATCTATAATCCACTTATTCAACAATTATTGGACGAAGATAAAGCGTACAAATGTTACATGACTGAAGAAGAGCTTGAAAAAGAACGTGAAGATCAAATCGCACGTGGTGAAATGCCTCGTTACGGTGGTCAACATGCACATTTAACTGAAGAAGAACGTCAACAGTTTGAAGCTGAAGGTCGTCGCCCATCAATTAGATTCCGTGTGCCTCAAGATCAAACGTATACGTTCAATGATATGGTTAAAGGTGAAATTTCATTCGATTCAAACAATATAGGTGATTGGGTTATCGTTAAAAAAGATGGCATCCCTACCTATAACTTTGCTGTAGCTATCGATGATCATTACATGGAAATTTCCGATGTTATTCGTGGTGACGATCACGTTTCTAACACACCAAAACAACTTATGATTTATGAAGCATTTGGTTGGGAAGCGCCACGCTTTGGTCATATGTCGCTAATTGTTAATGAAGAACGTAAAAAATTAAGTAAACGTGATGGCCAAATTTTACAATTTATTGAGCAATATCGTGATTTAGGTTACTTGCCAGAAGCGTTATTTAACTTTATTACATTATTAGGTTGGTCTCCAGAAGGAGAGGAAGAAATCTTTTCTAAAGAAGAATTTATTAAAATCTTTGATGAAAAACGTCTTTCTAAATCACCAGCGATGTTCGATAGACAAAAATTAGCATGGGTTAATAACCAATATATGAAAACAAAGGATACTGACACTGTATTTGAACTTGCATTGCCTCATCTTATTAAAGCTAATTTAATACCAGAATCTCCAAGTGAAGATGATAAAGAATGGGGTCGCAAATTAGTGGCACTATATCAAAAAGAAATGAGCTATGCTGGCGAAATTATACCTTTATCTGAAATGTTCTTCCATGAAATGCCTGAATTAGGAGAAGAAGAACAAGAAGTCATTAATGGAGAACAAGTTCCTGAATTGATGACACATTTATATGGTAAATTAGAAGCTTTAGAACCATTTGAAGCGGCTGACATTAAGAAAACAATTAAAGAAGTACAAAAGGAAACAGGTATTAAAGGTAAACAATTATTCATGCCTATTCGTGTTGCTGTAACTGGTCAAATGCACGGCCCTGAATTACCTAATACAATTGAAGTATTAGGTAAAGATAAAGTACTTTCACGATTGAAAAAATTCGTGTAA
- the rpmG gene encoding 50S ribosomal protein L33: protein MKKVPLICEVCGTRNYNVPKKETSATRLEIKKYCSRCNAHTIHKESK, encoded by the coding sequence TTGAAAAAAGTACCTTTAATTTGTGAGGTTTGTGGTACTAGAAATTATAACGTACCGAAAAAAGAAACTTCTGCAACGAGACTAGAAATAAAAAAATATTGTTCGAGATGTAATGCACATACGATTCATAAAGAGTCTAAATAA
- the radA gene encoding DNA repair protein RadA, which yields MAKKKVIFECMACGYQSPKWMGKCPNCGSWNQMEEIVEKASNPKHGVKTSTSSAKVQKLNDIKNEVTPRVQTESKEFNRVLGGGIVSGSLVLIGGDPGIGKSTLLLQICASLSQKLNVLYITGEESLNQTKLRADRLDEDSSNLNVLAETDLEVIHQTVQQAQPDILVVDSIQTIYHPEISSAPGSVSQVRESTQSLMNIAKQMNIATFIVGHVTKEGQIAGPRLLEHMVDTVLYFEGDEHHAYRILRAVKNRFGSTNEMGIFEMKQSGLKGVHNPSEMFLEERSTNVPGSTIVATMEGTRPLLIEVQALVTPTTFNNPRRMATGIDHNRLSLLMAVLEKKENYLLQQQDAYIKVAGGVRLTEPAVDLSVIVATASSFKDKAVDGLDCYIGEVGLTGEVRRVSRIEQRVQEAAKLGFERVIIPQTNIGGWQFPEGIKVVGVSTVHDALKYAFKS from the coding sequence TTGGCCAAAAAGAAAGTGATTTTTGAGTGTATGGCTTGCGGTTATCAATCTCCAAAATGGATGGGAAAGTGTCCTAATTGTGGGTCATGGAATCAAATGGAGGAAATTGTTGAAAAAGCTTCAAATCCTAAGCACGGCGTAAAGACATCAACGTCTAGCGCGAAAGTCCAGAAATTAAATGATATCAAGAATGAAGTGACACCGAGAGTTCAGACAGAATCAAAAGAGTTCAACCGCGTTTTAGGTGGTGGCATTGTAAGTGGTTCTTTAGTGTTAATAGGTGGAGATCCTGGTATCGGTAAATCAACGCTATTACTGCAAATTTGTGCATCATTGTCACAAAAATTAAATGTACTGTATATTACAGGTGAAGAATCATTAAATCAAACTAAACTACGTGCCGATCGACTAGATGAGGATTCGAGTAATTTAAATGTGCTAGCAGAAACGGACTTAGAAGTAATACATCAAACAGTTCAACAAGCGCAACCTGATATTTTAGTTGTGGATTCCATTCAAACAATATATCATCCAGAAATTAGTTCAGCACCTGGTTCTGTGTCTCAAGTAAGAGAAAGTACACAGAGTTTAATGAATATTGCTAAACAAATGAATATTGCAACATTTATCGTCGGACATGTTACGAAAGAAGGTCAAATTGCAGGACCACGTCTATTAGAGCATATGGTTGATACAGTATTGTACTTTGAGGGAGATGAGCATCATGCTTATCGTATCTTGAGAGCGGTTAAGAACCGTTTTGGTTCTACTAATGAAATGGGCATTTTTGAGATGAAACAAAGCGGATTAAAAGGCGTTCATAATCCTTCAGAAATGTTCTTAGAGGAACGTTCTACCAATGTGCCGGGATCAACGATTGTAGCAACTATGGAAGGTACACGACCTCTATTAATAGAAGTTCAGGCCTTAGTGACGCCTACAACATTTAATAACCCTAGACGTATGGCAACAGGTATAGATCATAATCGTTTGAGTTTATTAATGGCTGTATTAGAGAAAAAAGAAAACTATTTATTACAACAACAAGATGCATACATAAAAGTAGCTGGTGGCGTACGATTGACAGAGCCGGCAGTTGATTTAAGTGTTATAGTAGCAACAGCTTCAAGTTTTAAAGATAAAGCAGTAGATGGGCTTGATTGTTATATTGGGGAAGTAGGTTTGACCGGTGAAGTGAGACGTGTTTCTCGAATTGAACAACGTGTTCAAGAAGCAGCTAAATTAGGCTTTGAACGTGTTATTATTCCACAGACAAATATCGGTGGATGGCAATTTCCTGAAGGCATTAAAGTAGTTGGAGTGTCTACAGTACATGACGCTTTAAAATATGCATTCAAATCGTAA
- a CDS encoding Mini-ribonuclease 3, which produces MDIKLLNPLTLAYMGDAVLDQHVREYIVLKLQSKPNRLHQVSKSYVSAKSQAQTLETLFEMGWFTDEELDIVKRGRNAKSHTKAKNTDIQTYRKSSGLEAVIGYLYLDHQEERLENLLDMIVQTVNER; this is translated from the coding sequence ATGGATATTAAATTGTTAAACCCGTTAACACTAGCCTACATGGGTGACGCAGTGTTGGACCAGCACGTGCGAGAATATATCGTTCTTAAATTACAAAGTAAGCCTAATCGATTGCATCAAGTTTCGAAAAGTTATGTGTCTGCGAAAAGTCAGGCGCAAACTTTAGAAACATTATTTGAAATGGGTTGGTTCACGGATGAAGAATTAGATATTGTTAAAAGAGGTCGTAATGCTAAAAGTCACACTAAGGCTAAAAATACGGATATTCAAACTTATCGTAAAAGTTCTGGTTTAGAAGCAGTCATTGGATATTTATATTTAGATCATCAAGAAGAAAGATTGGAAAATTTACTTGATATGATTGTTCAAACAGTCAATGAAAGGTAG
- a CDS encoding PIN/TRAM domain-containing protein: MNVLKGIVIIIYIILGAALGILLIPEILKDFNINGYPFLHNYYIDGLIGIVVFFLIFGFFINKVTKTFKAIEHWIMQRSAVEILFATLGLIIGLFISVMASFILEMIGNTILNHLVPLIITLLLCYLGFQFGLKKRDEMLMFLPENMARSMSKSNISAVPKLLDTSAIIDGRILDVIRCGFIDGEILIPQGVINELQVVADANDSVKREKGQRGLDILNELYDLEYPTRVIHPQKSHSDIDELLVKLAQTYHAHVITTDFNLNKVCHVQGIKALNVNDLSEAIKPNVHQGDRINILLTKMGKEPGQGVGYLDDGTMVVVDNAKSLVGKHVDLEVISLLQTSSGRIIFAKKIDDSE, encoded by the coding sequence ATGAACGTATTAAAAGGAATTGTAATCATAATATATATTATTCTAGGTGCTGCACTTGGTATTTTACTAATACCTGAAATACTTAAGGATTTTAATATTAATGGTTACCCATTTTTACATAACTATTATATAGATGGCTTAATTGGAATAGTAGTATTTTTCTTGATTTTTGGCTTCTTTATTAATAAAGTTACGAAGACTTTTAAAGCCATTGAACATTGGATTATGCAGCGCAGTGCTGTTGAAATTTTATTTGCAACACTTGGACTTATCATTGGATTATTTATATCAGTTATGGCTTCATTTATTCTAGAAATGATTGGAAATACGATATTAAATCATCTAGTACCGCTTATTATTACATTATTGCTATGTTATTTAGGTTTCCAATTTGGTTTAAAAAAGCGTGACGAAATGTTAATGTTCTTGCCGGAAAATATGGCACGCTCTATGTCTAAAAGTAATATTAGTGCTGTACCTAAACTTTTAGATACAAGTGCAATTATCGATGGACGTATTTTAGATGTCATTCGATGTGGTTTTATAGATGGTGAAATCCTTATTCCGCAAGGCGTTATTAATGAACTTCAAGTTGTAGCTGATGCGAATGATAGCGTGAAACGTGAAAAAGGACAACGTGGCTTGGATATATTAAATGAATTATACGACTTAGAGTATCCTACACGCGTGATACATCCACAAAAGTCTCACAGTGATATAGATGAATTATTGGTGAAGTTAGCACAGACTTATCATGCGCATGTGATTACTACCGATTTTAATTTAAATAAAGTATGTCACGTGCAAGGAATTAAAGCTTTAAACGTGAATGACTTATCTGAAGCAATTAAACCAAATGTTCATCAAGGTGACCGCATTAATATTCTATTGACTAAAATGGGTAAAGAGCCTGGTCAAGGTGTAGGCTATTTAGATGATGGCACAATGGTAGTCGTTGACAATGCGAAATCACTTGTAGGTAAACATGTAGATTTAGAAGTCATCAGTTTATTACAAACATCATCAGGGCGTATTATTTTCGCTAAAAAAATAGACGATTCAGAGTAA
- a CDS encoding sigma-70 family RNA polymerase sigma factor: protein MAHQFIQLEKTFKAFQNSRSSHEQDRLFIDIVNHIQPKLFIKFKSYGIQNEDIEDLVQETLIRIYLALHTFDFSTDVPFEHYLNCIVRSMRNDFWRRKYIETDKYDSIINDYVIDYKLNQSSKYIEDICMIKEKRELLASSLTVLSRFERNVAELLMSDYTPSEIAKQLGIKDKVVYNSIQRCKMKMKYYLLKRLY, encoded by the coding sequence ATGGCGCATCAATTTATACAACTAGAGAAGACCTTTAAAGCATTCCAAAATAGTCGTAGTAGTCACGAACAAGATAGATTATTTATAGATATAGTAAACCACATACAACCTAAACTTTTTATAAAATTTAAAAGTTATGGAATACAAAATGAAGATATTGAAGATTTAGTACAAGAAACTTTAATCAGGATTTATTTAGCACTTCATACATTTGATTTTAGTACAGACGTTCCTTTTGAACACTATTTGAATTGTATCGTACGATCGATGCGAAATGATTTTTGGAGAAGAAAATATATTGAGACTGATAAGTACGATAGCATCATTAATGACTATGTTATTGACTACAAATTGAATCAATCAAGTAAATATATTGAAGATATTTGTATGATAAAAGAGAAACGAGAATTGCTAGCGAGTAGTTTAACAGTATTAAGTCGATTCGAGCGAAACGTAGCTGAATTACTAATGTCTGATTATACGCCTAGTGAAATTGCAAAACAGCTAGGTATTAAAGATAAAGTGGTTTACAATAGTATTCAACGTTGTAAAATGAAAATGAAATACTATTTATTGAAGCGTCTTTATTAG
- the rplK gene encoding 50S ribosomal protein L11, which produces MAKKVEKVVKLQIPAGKANPAPPVGPALGQAGVNIMGFCKEFNARTQEQAGLIIPVEISVYEDRSFTFITKTPPAPVLLKKAAGVEKGSGEPNKTKVATVTKDQVREIAQTKMQDLNAADEEAAMRIIEGTARSMGITVQ; this is translated from the coding sequence GTGGCTAAAAAAGTAGAAAAAGTAGTTAAATTACAAATTCCTGCAGGTAAAGCGAACCCAGCACCACCAGTTGGTCCAGCATTAGGTCAAGCAGGTGTGAATATCATGGGATTCTGTAAAGAATTCAACGCACGTACACAAGAACAAGCAGGTTTAATCATTCCGGTAGAAATCAGTGTTTATGAAGATCGTTCATTTACATTCATTACTAAAACTCCACCGGCTCCAGTACTACTTAAAAAAGCAGCTGGCGTAGAAAAAGGTTCTGGTGAACCTAACAAAACTAAAGTTGCTACAGTAACTAAAGATCAAGTACGTGAAATTGCTCAAACTAAAATGCAAGACTTAAACGCTGCAGACGAAGAAGCGGCTATGCGTATTATCGAAGGTACTGCTCGTAGTATGGGTATCACTGTACAATAA
- the rlmB gene encoding 23S rRNA (guanosine(2251)-2'-O)-methyltransferase RlmB, with the protein MEDIVIVGRHAVKEAIVSGHTINKIWIQEGIRKQQINDILQNAKEQKLIVQTVPKSKLDNLANAPHQGVAALIAPYEYADFDQFIQSQKDKEGLSTVVILDGLEDPHNLGSILRTADASGVDGVIIPKRRSVALTQTVAKASTGAIQHVPVMRVTNLAKTIDELKEHGYWVAGAEADNATDYRDMAADMPLAIVIGSEGQGMSRLVKDKCDFYIKIPMVGHVNSLNASVAASLMMYEIYRKRHQVGDNA; encoded by the coding sequence GTGGAAGATATCGTTATTGTCGGTAGGCATGCTGTTAAAGAAGCGATTGTTTCTGGCCATACAATTAATAAAATTTGGATACAAGAGGGAATCAGAAAGCAACAAATCAATGATATTTTACAAAATGCTAAAGAGCAAAAATTGATTGTGCAAACAGTTCCAAAATCCAAATTAGATAATTTAGCAAATGCACCTCATCAAGGTGTTGCTGCACTTATTGCACCATATGAATATGCTGATTTCGATCAATTTATTCAATCTCAAAAGGATAAAGAAGGTTTATCAACTGTAGTGATTTTAGATGGCCTTGAAGATCCTCATAACTTAGGCTCTATATTGAGAACGGCAGATGCTAGCGGTGTTGATGGTGTTATTATTCCTAAAAGACGTTCAGTAGCGTTAACGCAAACAGTTGCTAAAGCATCAACAGGTGCGATACAACATGTTCCAGTTATGCGTGTTACGAATTTAGCAAAAACAATTGACGAATTAAAAGAACATGGCTACTGGGTAGCAGGTGCTGAAGCGGATAATGCAACAGACTATAGAGATATGGCGGCGGATATGCCATTAGCTATCGTTATCGGTAGTGAAGGACAAGGCATGAGTAGATTAGTGAAAGATAAATGTGATTTTTACATTAAAATACCTATGGTTGGACATGTTAATAGCCTCAATGCATCGGTAGCTGCTAGTTTAATGATGTATGAAATATATCGTAAACGTCATCAAGTCGGAGATAACGCATGA
- a CDS encoding NYN domain-containing protein yields the protein MKDKYLIIDGYNMIGQSPELGKIAKDNLQEAREQLLDAIANYNAVVADEIVCVFDAYEQSGIEREYIYHGVKTVFTKEKETADSYIERYVYNLYNKHTTHITVVTSDMSEQHAIFGAGAYRVSSREMWRDLRENEITVSKSLDDFTESKPRTRISLSNDVLAEFEKIRRGNHNKD from the coding sequence ATGAAAGATAAATATTTGATAATTGATGGCTACAATATGATTGGACAGTCACCAGAACTCGGTAAAATTGCAAAAGATAATTTGCAAGAAGCACGAGAGCAATTATTAGATGCTATAGCAAACTATAATGCTGTTGTAGCTGATGAAATTGTATGTGTGTTTGATGCATATGAACAATCAGGTATAGAAAGAGAATACATTTATCATGGTGTGAAAACAGTATTTACAAAAGAAAAAGAGACTGCGGATAGCTATATAGAACGTTATGTTTATAATTTATATAACAAGCACACGACACATATTACCGTTGTAACCAGTGATATGAGCGAGCAACATGCAATATTTGGTGCTGGCGCATATCGTGTATCTTCGAGAGAGATGTGGCGTGATTTAAGAGAAAATGAAATCACAGTGAGTAAGTCATTAGATGATTTCACAGAAAGTAAACCGAGAACTCGTATTTCGTTATCGAATGATGTGTTAGCAGAATTTGAAAAGATTAGACGTGGAAATCATAATAAAGATTAA
- the nusG gene encoding transcription termination/antitermination protein NusG, whose protein sequence is MSEEVGAKRWYAVHTYSGYENKVKKNLEKRVESMNMTEQIFRVVIPEEEETQVKDGKAKKQLKKTFPGYVLVELVMTDESWYVVRNTPGVTGFVGSAGAGSKPNPLLPEEMRFILKQMGLKEKTIDVELDVGEQVRIKSGPFANQVGEVQEIEPDKFKLTVLVDMFGRETPVEVEFDQIEKL, encoded by the coding sequence ATGTCTGAAGAGGTTGGCGCAAAGCGTTGGTATGCTGTGCATACGTATTCTGGATATGAGAATAAAGTTAAGAAGAATTTAGAAAAAAGAGTAGAATCAATGAATATGACAGAACAGATTTTTAGAGTTGTCATACCTGAGGAGGAAGAAACACAAGTTAAAGATGGTAAAGCCAAAAAGCAACTTAAAAAAACGTTCCCTGGTTATGTACTTGTAGAACTAGTGATGACTGATGAATCTTGGTATGTAGTACGTAACACACCTGGTGTTACAGGATTCGTTGGTTCAGCTGGAGCTGGTTCTAAACCAAACCCATTATTACCTGAAGAAATGCGATTCATTTTAAAACAAATGGGACTTAAAGAAAAAACAATCGATGTAGAATTAGATGTAGGAGAACAAGTTCGTATTAAATCTGGACCGTTCGCTAATCAAGTTGGAGAAGTTCAAGAAATCGAACCTGATAAATTTAAATTAACTGTATTAGTTGATATGTTCGGCAGAGAAACACCAGTTGAAGTTGAATTTGATCAAATAGAAAAACTATAA
- the cysS gene encoding cysteine--tRNA ligase translates to MITLYNTLTRQKETFEPIEPGKVKMYVCGPTVYNYIHIGNARPAINYDVVRRYFEYKGYEVIYVSNFTDVDDKLINRSKELNESVPDIADRYIKAFYEDVGALNVKKATSNPRVMNHMDEIIDFIKELVDEGYAYESDGDVYFRTRKFEGYGKLSHQSLDDLKVGARIEAGEQKEDALDFTLWKKAKPGEISWESPFGEGRPGWHIECSVMAFHELGKTIDIHAGGSDLQFPHHENEIAQSEAHNHAPFANYWMHNGFINIDNEKMSKSLGNFILVHDIIKEVDPDVLRFFMISVHYRSPINYNLELVNAAKSGLERIRNSYQLIEERETIATDIVDQSKYIEQIDAIIEQFETVMDDDFNTANAVTAWYDLSKLANKYVLENNTSTQVISRFKEVYQIFSDVLGVPLKGNKSDMLLDEDIEKLIEERNEARKNKDFARADEIRDMLKEQNIILEDTPQGVRFKRG, encoded by the coding sequence ATGATTACATTATATAATACATTAACGCGTCAAAAAGAGACATTTGAACCTATCGAACCAGGTAAGGTGAAAATGTATGTCTGTGGTCCGACAGTATACAATTATATTCACATTGGTAATGCACGCCCTGCCATAAATTATGATGTTGTACGTAGATATTTTGAATATAAAGGATACGAAGTGATTTATGTTTCAAACTTCACAGATGTAGACGATAAATTAATAAATCGTTCTAAGGAATTGAATGAGAGTGTACCGGATATTGCAGATAGATACATTAAAGCGTTTTATGAAGATGTTGGTGCATTAAACGTTAAGAAAGCGACTTCGAATCCACGTGTAATGAATCATATGGATGAGATTATTGATTTTATTAAAGAGCTAGTTGATGAAGGTTACGCCTATGAGAGTGACGGCGATGTCTACTTTAGAACACGCAAATTTGAAGGTTACGGTAAATTAAGCCATCAGTCATTAGATGATTTAAAGGTAGGAGCAAGAATAGAAGCTGGGGAACAAAAAGAAGATGCGTTAGACTTTACTTTATGGAAAAAAGCAAAACCAGGTGAAATTAGTTGGGAAAGTCCTTTTGGTGAAGGGCGTCCAGGTTGGCATATTGAATGTTCAGTAATGGCGTTTCATGAACTAGGCAAAACAATTGATATTCATGCTGGTGGTTCTGACTTACAATTCCCTCATCACGAAAACGAAATTGCGCAATCAGAAGCGCATAATCATGCCCCATTTGCTAATTACTGGATGCATAATGGTTTTATAAATATAGATAACGAGAAAATGAGTAAATCGTTAGGTAACTTTATACTAGTTCATGACATCATAAAAGAAGTAGATCCTGACGTACTGCGATTCTTCATGATTAGCGTACATTATAGAAGTCCTATTAACTATAATCTAGAACTTGTTAATGCAGCTAAGAGTGGTTTAGAACGCATTCGTAATAGCTATCAATTAATAGAAGAACGTGAAACAATCGCGACAGACATCGTTGACCAATCTAAATATATCGAACAAATTGATGCTATTATAGAGCAATTTGAGACAGTAATGGATGATGATTTCAATACTGCTAATGCTGTTACGGCTTGGTACGATTTATCTAAACTTGCGAATAAATATGTTTTAGAGAACAATACATCTACTCAAGTCATTTCTCGATTCAAAGAAGTTTATCAGATATTTAGTGATGTACTTGGAGTTCCACTAAAAGGTAATAAATCAGATATGTTACTTGATGAAGATATTGAAAAGCTCATCGAAGAACGTAATGAAGCGCGTAAAAATAAAGACTTTGCACGTGCAGATGAAATAAGAGACATGCTTAAAGAACAAAACATTATATTAGAGGATACGCCACAAGGTGTACGCTTTAAACGTGGATAA
- the secE gene encoding preprotein translocase subunit SecE produces MAKDKGTNKEKDSFFQGVKSEMEKTSWPTKEELFKYTVIVVSTVIFFMVFFWVLDIGIGNLIELFR; encoded by the coding sequence ATGGCTAAAGATAAGGGCACAAACAAAGAAAAAGACAGTTTCTTCCAAGGCGTTAAAAGTGAAATGGAAAAAACGAGTTGGCCAACAAAAGAAGAACTTTTTAAATATACTGTAATTGTAGTTTCTACAGTAATCTTCTTTATGGTCTTTTTCTGGGTATTAGATATAGGTATTGGGAATTTGATTGAACTATTTAGATAA